The following proteins are encoded in a genomic region of Desulfuribacillus stibiiarsenatis:
- a CDS encoding S-layer homology domain-containing protein — translation MGLLKIHKVGLILLLALLFNGFTGAEVQASATVSELTVEQRLDIHFKDMQQAPWAESEIRKLTIRGVLGGFPDGTYRPNAPIKKVEAIVMAVRALGLEEDAKDFASRSDSLFYPLEGQGLEWARGYLRAAWSNGLITGYMQELSWYDPADRAWMAKLMVRTIRKEQQAIENRFPLYFQDRQKILPNQTGYINVVQMEGLMAGYPDNTFRPDATMTRAELAVLFDNYFEKYMNDYTLKKIQYATIEDFQHSSGDIIIRTMDKGLRKVKVNLKAPIFYESQNIQNSRPQKRSYSQLQKGQQISGLLYGEQLVFVTIQQEGLLDSFTAPTPDYSFTFEREQHIVGFLTDIDSNGLKLTFEMLSGQKMTIPYASNLAVTNLNGSSGRNSMLVGALYELKVDSNKITKLTEQESRRNSYTGDLVSINPFTSETMIRHSFQESKNFIIPEGLKPTFEMNDYIRVTAYGKYIFEYEILRPGSDEGYFVKYDSDRKEIYLTNRQGKEVIYSVIDNPRIQVSRISRPLMSDIYQDDYVRLSFDRYDQNNNRLFDEIINIQVVDQLAGTIISAGSSEIRFRDQYGLTREMRVATAVTLNIVNVRNATVYDLRPNDQASFRIQQGRIQQVNVYSRTVDEGIVFDIQDLPNGTKQLVLGESALSQKKYGITAQTRVSWHDFRDLSLREVGTGQYVRVWYDGPNALEIEIIDSGMVIGQLVAHSYNSIWLKASGISRTRFIIEQQLTSGLNALKYQTVQIVFRNGVVYRIDPVPVDNQEYVVVDYSSKKGTIWVRDSEGKHRIYWLSDDKVLFEGDERSIEYVGQQVTRKSKVKLQIVNEIVVAIRPV, via the coding sequence ATGGGATTATTAAAAATACATAAAGTTGGATTGATTTTACTTTTGGCTTTGCTATTCAATGGATTCACTGGAGCAGAGGTTCAGGCTTCAGCTACAGTATCTGAATTAACGGTCGAACAGCGACTAGACATTCACTTTAAAGACATGCAGCAAGCACCTTGGGCGGAGTCCGAGATACGAAAGCTTACGATTCGTGGAGTACTAGGCGGTTTCCCGGACGGTACGTATCGTCCAAACGCACCAATTAAGAAAGTGGAAGCCATCGTTATGGCCGTACGCGCCCTAGGTCTGGAAGAGGATGCAAAAGATTTTGCATCGAGATCAGACTCCTTATTCTATCCGTTAGAGGGACAAGGCCTAGAGTGGGCCCGTGGGTATTTGCGCGCTGCTTGGAGTAACGGTTTAATTACGGGATACATGCAAGAGTTGAGTTGGTACGACCCTGCCGATCGGGCGTGGATGGCGAAGTTGATGGTGCGAACTATCCGCAAAGAACAGCAAGCAATAGAGAATCGTTTTCCACTGTACTTCCAAGATCGACAGAAAATACTTCCGAACCAAACAGGCTACATCAATGTTGTGCAAATGGAGGGATTGATGGCGGGGTATCCAGATAACACATTTCGTCCCGATGCCACGATGACCCGTGCAGAACTGGCGGTCTTATTTGACAATTATTTCGAAAAATATATGAATGACTATACGTTGAAAAAAATCCAGTACGCGACAATTGAAGACTTCCAACATAGTTCGGGAGATATCATCATCCGCACAATGGATAAGGGACTACGAAAAGTAAAGGTTAATCTGAAAGCGCCGATTTTTTATGAATCACAAAATATACAGAATTCTCGCCCGCAAAAAAGAAGTTATTCACAGCTACAAAAGGGACAGCAAATATCAGGGCTTTTATATGGCGAGCAACTGGTATTCGTTACAATTCAGCAGGAAGGTTTATTAGATTCTTTTACGGCACCTACGCCAGATTATTCGTTTACTTTTGAGCGCGAGCAACATATTGTAGGTTTTCTTACGGATATTGATAGCAATGGACTAAAATTGACATTTGAAATGTTGAGCGGACAGAAAATGACGATTCCTTATGCAAGTAATCTGGCAGTAACGAATCTGAATGGTAGTAGCGGCCGAAATTCAATGCTTGTCGGAGCTCTATATGAACTAAAAGTAGATTCTAACAAAATCACGAAACTTACCGAGCAAGAAAGTCGTCGTAATAGCTATACAGGGGATTTAGTCTCAATTAATCCGTTTACGTCGGAAACGATGATTCGCCATAGTTTTCAAGAATCGAAAAACTTTATAATTCCTGAAGGCTTAAAGCCAACCTTTGAGATGAATGATTACATTCGGGTGACGGCGTATGGGAAATACATATTTGAATATGAAATTCTGCGGCCTGGATCTGATGAAGGTTATTTCGTGAAGTATGATAGCGACCGCAAAGAGATTTATCTTACTAACCGCCAAGGAAAAGAAGTGATTTACTCAGTAATCGATAACCCGCGCATTCAGGTTTCGCGAATTTCTCGTCCATTAATGAGTGATATTTATCAAGATGATTATGTGCGGTTGAGCTTTGACCGTTATGATCAGAACAATAATCGATTATTCGACGAAATTATTAACATTCAGGTGGTTGATCAATTAGCGGGCACGATTATATCAGCTGGATCTTCTGAAATTAGGTTCCGCGATCAATACGGGTTGACCCGTGAGATGAGGGTTGCGACTGCGGTGACATTGAATATAGTGAACGTTCGAAATGCCACTGTCTATGATTTGCGGCCCAATGATCAGGCTTCGTTTCGTATTCAGCAGGGGAGAATTCAACAGGTTAATGTGTACTCACGTACGGTTGATGAAGGAATCGTATTCGACATTCAAGATTTACCGAATGGAACGAAACAACTGGTTCTAGGAGAAAGTGCTTTATCCCAAAAGAAGTATGGGATAACCGCTCAAACGCGGGTAAGCTGGCATGATTTCCGAGACTTATCCTTACGAGAAGTAGGTACGGGGCAATATGTGCGTGTCTGGTACGATGGACCGAACGCCCTTGAAATTGAGATAATAGATTCGGGAATGGTGATTGGCCAGCTAGTAGCTCATAGCTATAATTCTATATGGTTGAAAGCGAGTGGCATCTCGAGAACTAGATTTATTATAGAACAGCAATTGACAAGCGGCCTAAATGCTCTTAAATATCAAACCGTTCAAATCGTATTCCGCAATGGAGTTGTGTACCGAATCGACCCTGTTCCGGTTGACAACCAAGAATATGTGGTCGTGGATTACAGCAGTAAGAAAGGCACAATATGGGTACGGGATTCAGAAGGTAAGCACAGGATCTATTGGTTGTCCGATGACAAAGTCTTGTTTGAAGGGGATGAGCGCTCTATAGAGTATGTTGGTCAGCAAGTAACACGCAAATCTAAAGTCAAGCTGCAAATTGTTAATGAAATCGTTGTTGCTATAAGGCCAGTGTAA